The proteins below come from a single Chryseobacterium bernardetii genomic window:
- a CDS encoding DUF4291 domain-containing protein produces MKEFEIRADYTRDTIVVYQAYNKAIAKAAVENQKFSAPFSFSRMTWIKPSFLWMMERSNYGQKSNQEYTLAIHIKREAWEKALELAILTSPEKRVYPNPKTWEQEFENAKVYVQWDPERNIKGNKLEYRSIQVGISRYLIEEFNEDWIVKIEDYSPLVKKILTLTKQGEYDKAKKLLPIEKIYPLPREIARRIGSN; encoded by the coding sequence ATGAAAGAATTTGAAATAAGAGCAGATTATACCCGTGATACGATTGTTGTCTATCAGGCTTACAATAAAGCCATTGCAAAGGCTGCAGTAGAAAACCAAAAGTTCAGTGCTCCTTTTTCATTCAGCAGGATGACGTGGATTAAGCCTTCTTTCCTATGGATGATGGAACGAAGCAATTACGGACAGAAATCAAATCAAGAATATACCCTTGCGATCCATATTAAGAGGGAAGCATGGGAAAAAGCACTGGAGTTAGCAATTTTAACCTCGCCTGAAAAAAGAGTGTATCCCAATCCAAAAACCTGGGAACAAGAGTTTGAAAATGCCAAAGTATATGTACAGTGGGATCCTGAAAGGAATATCAAGGGAAACAAGCTGGAATATCGTTCCATTCAGGTGGGTATCAGCCGCTATCTGATAGAAGAATTTAATGAAGACTGGATTGTCAAAATAGAAGATTATTCACCCCTGGTAAAAAAGATTTTAACCCTTACCAAACAGGGAGAATATGATAAAGCAAAAAAACTGCTGCCCATAGAGAAAATATATCCTTTACCTCGTGAGATTGCTCGCAGGATTGGATCAAATTAA
- a CDS encoding macro domain-containing protein codes for MKTIHYLKGDATVPQAKGIKIIAHICNDLGGWGKGFVLAVSKRWKEPEKEYRNWHRFRNENNFGLGEIQIVQVEQYMYVANMIGQKGMKTGRNGVPVRYEAIEKCLETLAKEALEINASIHMPRIGCGLAGGKWEQIEPIIERTLLNKNIEVYVYDFD; via the coding sequence ATGAAAACGATACACTATTTAAAAGGAGATGCTACAGTTCCACAGGCAAAAGGAATAAAAATCATTGCTCATATCTGCAATGATCTTGGAGGCTGGGGAAAAGGCTTTGTACTGGCCGTTTCCAAAAGGTGGAAAGAACCGGAAAAAGAATACAGGAACTGGCACCGTTTCAGAAACGAAAATAATTTTGGGCTTGGAGAAATCCAGATCGTACAGGTAGAACAATACATGTATGTAGCCAATATGATCGGCCAGAAAGGAATGAAAACAGGAAGGAACGGAGTTCCAGTTCGATATGAAGCTATTGAAAAATGCCTGGAAACATTAGCCAAAGAAGCGCTGGAAATCAATGCAAGCATTCATATGCCAAGAATTGGCTGCGGGCTGGCTGGCGGAAAATGGGAACAGATAGAACCCATCATAGAAAGAACCTTACTGAACAAGAATATTGAGGTGTATGTCTATGATTTTGATTAA
- a CDS encoding adenylosuccinate synthetase, translating to MKKAQIVIGLGFGDEGKGITTDFLAQQNPESVVIRFSGGQQAAHTVMMDGRKHIHSSFASGALRGLPSYFTEHCTIHPQFLFNEREELTAKNGSTELHIHPLAKVTTPFDVWQNRNNSKNLEHGTCGKGVGATMKRNESPYKLFAIDLIAPKEMLTEKLKGIAYYYGFMDEDEINEQINPFLKVIAEIDWKIDDYSYLNSYENLIFEGSQGILLDMDHGVFPNVTYAHTTSKNAYDICNKLHIEDIEMYYVTRCYATRHGNGWMSKEKELTLKNNEEETCTFNEYQKDLRYGDLDYKLLNYALKLDGAYVNPTKKNLVVTCLDQMDEEFEFDKLEMKFDTLFGSFSPYSKDFKRLI from the coding sequence ATGAAAAAGGCGCAAATAGTTATAGGATTAGGTTTCGGAGATGAAGGAAAAGGAATTACTACAGATTTTCTGGCTCAGCAAAACCCTGAGTCTGTAGTGATCCGGTTTTCTGGAGGGCAACAGGCTGCTCATACCGTTATGATGGATGGAAGGAAACATATTCATTCCAGCTTTGCAAGCGGAGCTCTTCGCGGATTACCGTCTTATTTTACGGAACATTGTACTATTCATCCTCAATTTCTGTTCAATGAAAGAGAAGAATTAACAGCAAAAAATGGAAGTACAGAGCTTCACATTCATCCTTTAGCCAAGGTAACCACGCCTTTTGATGTCTGGCAAAACAGGAACAATTCGAAGAACCTGGAACACGGAACCTGCGGAAAAGGAGTAGGCGCCACTATGAAAAGAAATGAAAGCCCTTACAAACTATTCGCCATTGATCTTATTGCACCAAAAGAAATGTTGACAGAAAAACTGAAAGGAATTGCTTATTACTACGGCTTTATGGATGAAGATGAGATTAATGAACAGATCAATCCTTTTTTAAAAGTTATTGCTGAAATAGATTGGAAGATTGATGATTACAGTTATCTGAATTCATATGAAAACCTTATTTTTGAAGGCAGTCAGGGCATTTTGCTCGATATGGATCATGGTGTTTTTCCGAATGTAACCTATGCTCATACCACATCAAAAAACGCTTACGATATCTGTAATAAACTTCATATTGAAGACATTGAAATGTATTACGTGACCAGATGCTATGCAACCCGCCACGGAAATGGCTGGATGAGCAAAGAAAAAGAGCTGACGCTGAAAAACAATGAAGAGGAAACCTGTACTTTTAATGAATATCAAAAAGATTTGAGGTATGGTGATTTGGATTATAAACTGCTGAATTATGCCTTAAAACTGGATGGAGCCTATGTAAATCCAACAAAAAAGAATTTAGTGGTAACCTGTTTAGATCAAATGGATGAGGAATTTGAGTTTGATAAGCTGGAAATGAAATTTGATACCCTTTTCGGATCTTTTTCTCCTTATTCAAAAGATTTTAAAAGACTGATTTAA
- a CDS encoding prolyl hydroxylase family protein, with protein sequence MEKIELHPQVFLIEDFLSEAECDDYIALSEGKTFEEAKINVGGRQMMSKGIRNNDRLMIFDNKMAENLFRKASEFLPQEHENCNLLNFNEMFRVYKYSPGQQFKMHRDGSYIRNEKEKSFYTFLIYLNDDFEGGETEFENLFTVAPKKGTALVFYHPLRHEGKTLISGLKYVLRTDVMYSC encoded by the coding sequence ATGGAAAAAATAGAACTGCATCCACAGGTATTTCTGATTGAAGATTTCCTGTCAGAAGCTGAATGTGATGATTACATTGCCTTATCGGAAGGGAAAACCTTTGAGGAAGCAAAAATAAATGTGGGTGGACGGCAGATGATGAGTAAAGGAATCCGGAACAATGACAGGCTGATGATTTTCGATAATAAAATGGCTGAAAATCTTTTTAGAAAAGCCTCTGAATTTCTTCCTCAGGAACATGAGAACTGCAACCTTTTAAACTTTAATGAAATGTTCAGAGTATACAAATATTCCCCGGGACAGCAGTTTAAAATGCACCGGGATGGAAGCTATATCAGAAATGAAAAGGAAAAAAGTTTCTATACATTTTTAATTTATCTGAATGATGATTTTGAAGGCGGAGAAACAGAATTTGAAAACCTTTTCACAGTAGCTCCTAAAAAAGGTACTGCACTAGTTTTTTATCATCCTTTAAGACACGAAGGAAAAACACTGATTAGCGGATTAAAATATGTTTTAAGAACCGATGTAATGTATTCCTGTTAA
- a CDS encoding NADAR family protein, translating into MKYTIQNIKDRFQKKQKIKFLFFWGHTVKDEITKSCFSQWFTGKFEENGIVYKTAEHYMMAGKARLFNDAEILEKILQASTPNQVKALGRKVKNFDPNVWNEHKYEIVKQGNLLKFSQNNKYKDFLLSTGDKILVEASPYDTVWGIGMLETDPRAENPLLWNGENLLGFALMEVRDELRG; encoded by the coding sequence ATGAAATACACCATACAAAATATTAAAGACAGATTTCAGAAAAAACAAAAGATAAAGTTTTTATTTTTCTGGGGACATACTGTGAAGGATGAGATTACCAAGTCATGTTTCAGCCAATGGTTTACAGGAAAGTTTGAAGAAAACGGGATTGTTTACAAAACAGCAGAACACTATATGATGGCCGGTAAAGCGAGATTATTCAATGATGCTGAAATTTTAGAAAAAATCTTACAGGCATCCACTCCTAATCAGGTGAAAGCTTTGGGAAGGAAAGTTAAAAATTTTGATCCGAACGTTTGGAATGAACACAAATATGAAATTGTAAAACAAGGAAACCTTTTAAAGTTCTCCCAAAACAATAAATATAAAGATTTTCTTTTATCAACAGGCGATAAAATCCTGGTAGAAGCCAGCCCTTATGACACTGTTTGGGGGATCGGAATGCTGGAGACAGATCCAAGAGCAGAAAATCCTTTATTATGGAATGGAGAAAACCTTTTAGGATTTGCTTTAATGGAAGTCCGGGATGAATTGAGAGGATAA
- a CDS encoding NUDIX hydrolase, translated as MESPKKLQDIKVAVDAVIFGYFDKKDLQILLIKRNIEPFKGGWALPGGLVLDDENLDDAVKRELYEEAGIKPDFLEQLYTFGNVGRDPRNRVVSVAYLGLVNPSYHELFADSDADDAQWFSVNQLPSLAFDHKNIIDIALKRLRTKIQYQPIGFNLLNEEFPFSDLENLYKTIVGQEIDRRNFRKKIMSYGLLNETNNVKKEGSGRPGKLFTFNQEKYKELEEQGFYFEIK; from the coding sequence ATGGAGTCTCCAAAAAAATTACAGGATATCAAAGTAGCGGTAGATGCCGTTATTTTTGGGTATTTCGATAAAAAAGACCTTCAAATCCTTTTAATCAAAAGAAATATTGAACCTTTTAAAGGCGGCTGGGCTCTTCCGGGAGGGCTTGTTTTAGATGATGAAAATCTGGATGATGCCGTAAAAAGAGAACTTTATGAAGAAGCAGGTATAAAGCCTGATTTTTTAGAACAACTCTATACATTTGGTAATGTTGGCCGCGATCCTAGAAATAGGGTGGTTTCTGTAGCATATCTGGGGCTTGTAAACCCTTCTTATCATGAACTGTTTGCAGATTCCGATGCAGATGATGCCCAATGGTTCAGTGTAAACCAGCTTCCCTCTTTAGCTTTCGACCACAAAAATATTATTGATATTGCCTTGAAAAGGCTTCGTACAAAAATTCAATATCAGCCTATTGGCTTTAATCTCCTTAACGAAGAATTCCCTTTTTCAGACCTTGAAAATCTTTATAAAACGATTGTAGGGCAGGAAATAGACCGCAGAAACTTCCGTAAAAAAATCATGAGCTATGGATTGCTTAATGAAACCAATAATGTTAAAAAAGAGGGAAGCGGAAGACCCGGAAAACTCTTTACCTTCAATCAGGAAAAGTATAAGGAACTCGAAGAACAGGGGTTCTATTTCGAAATCAAATAG
- the lepA gene encoding translation elongation factor 4, whose product MKNIRNFCIIAHIDHGKSTLADRLLEYTNTVTQRELQSQTLDDMDLEKERGITIKSHAIQMDYEYKGEKYILNLIDTPGHVDFSYEVSRSIAACEGALLIVDAAQSIQAQTISNLYLALENDLTIIPILNKIDLPSANPEEVTDEIMNLIGCEYEDVLRVSGKTGEGVHHLLEQIVERIPAPVGDPEGPLQALIFDSVYNPFRGIEAYFKVVNGSITKNEKIKFFATGKEYGADEVGTLKLKQVPKKTIECGDVGYLVSGIKDAREVKVGDTITSFEKPAAAPIDGFEEVKPMVFAGIYPIDSEDFEELRFSLEKLRLNDASLVFEPESSAALGFGFRCGFLGMLHMEIVQERLDREFNMNVITTVPNVSYFGYTKKEPEVPIMINNPSEMMDPSTMDRVEEPYIKASIITKSDFVGAVMTLCIEKRGEIVNQSYLTSERVELIFNMPLAEVVFDFYDRLKSISKGYASFDYHPIGFRASKLVKMDILINGDMVDALSSLIHDSNAYHIGKKMCEKLRELIPRQQFDIAVQAALGTKVIARETIKALRKDVTAKCYGGDISRKRKLLEKQKEGKKKMKQIGRVEVPQSAFMAVLKLND is encoded by the coding sequence ATGAAAAACATACGAAATTTTTGCATAATCGCCCATATCGACCACGGTAAAAGTACCCTGGCAGACCGTCTTCTGGAGTATACAAACACTGTTACGCAAAGAGAACTGCAGTCTCAGACGCTTGATGATATGGATTTGGAAAAGGAACGTGGGATTACGATTAAGTCTCACGCAATCCAGATGGATTATGAATATAAAGGAGAAAAATATATTCTAAACCTGATTGATACACCGGGACACGTTGACTTCTCTTATGAAGTTTCCCGGTCTATTGCTGCCTGTGAGGGAGCGCTTCTAATTGTTGATGCTGCTCAGAGTATTCAGGCACAAACAATTAGTAACCTGTATTTAGCATTGGAAAATGATTTAACAATCATTCCGATTTTGAATAAAATTGACCTTCCATCTGCCAATCCTGAAGAAGTAACTGACGAGATCATGAATCTTATCGGATGTGAATATGAAGATGTATTAAGGGTTTCCGGAAAAACAGGAGAAGGAGTTCACCATTTACTGGAGCAAATTGTTGAGAGAATTCCTGCACCGGTAGGAGATCCTGAAGGACCGCTTCAGGCCTTGATCTTTGACTCTGTTTACAACCCGTTCAGAGGAATTGAAGCTTATTTCAAAGTAGTAAACGGCAGCATCACGAAAAATGAAAAGATCAAATTTTTTGCTACAGGAAAAGAATACGGAGCAGATGAGGTGGGTACGCTTAAACTGAAGCAGGTTCCAAAGAAAACAATTGAGTGTGGTGATGTAGGATATCTGGTTTCCGGGATCAAAGATGCCCGTGAAGTAAAAGTAGGTGATACCATCACTTCTTTTGAGAAGCCGGCTGCAGCTCCTATTGATGGATTTGAAGAGGTAAAGCCAATGGTATTTGCCGGTATTTATCCAATTGATTCTGAAGATTTTGAAGAATTAAGATTTTCTTTGGAGAAATTAAGACTGAATGATGCTTCTTTGGTTTTCGAACCGGAAAGTTCTGCTGCCCTTGGTTTTGGATTCCGCTGCGGGTTCTTAGGAATGCTTCACATGGAAATCGTACAGGAACGTCTGGACAGAGAGTTCAATATGAACGTTATCACCACAGTACCGAACGTATCTTATTTTGGATATACTAAAAAGGAACCGGAAGTTCCTATTATGATCAATAACCCATCTGAAATGATGGATCCTTCCACAATGGATAGAGTTGAAGAACCTTATATTAAGGCTTCTATCATTACAAAATCAGACTTTGTAGGAGCTGTAATGACTTTATGTATTGAGAAAAGAGGAGAAATTGTTAACCAGAGTTATTTAACATCAGAAAGAGTTGAATTAATCTTCAATATGCCTCTTGCTGAAGTTGTATTTGACTTCTATGACAGATTAAAATCAATCTCAAAAGGGTATGCATCATTCGATTACCACCCAATCGGATTCAGAGCTTCCAAACTTGTAAAAATGGATATCCTGATTAATGGTGATATGGTAGATGCTCTTTCATCTTTGATCCACGACAGTAATGCTTACCACATTGGTAAGAAGATGTGTGAAAAGCTACGTGAGCTGATCCCGAGACAGCAGTTTGATATTGCTGTTCAGGCAGCATTGGGGACAAAAGTTATTGCTAGAGAAACCATTAAAGCCTTAAGAAAAGACGTTACCGCAAAATGTTACGGTGGGGATATTTCCAGAAAGCGTAAGCTATTGGAAAAGCAGAAAGAAGGTAAGAAGAAAATGAAGCAGATCGGAAGGGTAGAAGTGCCACAGTCTGCGTTTATGGCTGTATTAAAGCTTAATGACTAA
- a CDS encoding RNA polymerase sigma factor, with amino-acid sequence MKIKDAEIISLMQNPRTQNEGVRALMDAYQSRLYWHIRRIIVDGDLAQDTLQETFIKAYQNFHQFKNDSQLYTWLYRIATNEALQQVNKLKKMQKTDEDPEYHMQNLVADNVEGDAEEIQILLQNAIQSLPEKQKLVFMMRYYDDLPYEEISKIVDMSVGTLKTNYHYAKQKIEDYIKENYER; translated from the coding sequence ATGAAGATTAAGGACGCGGAAATTATTTCGTTGATGCAGAATCCACGAACACAGAATGAAGGTGTTCGTGCCTTGATGGATGCCTATCAAAGCAGATTGTACTGGCACATTAGAAGAATTATTGTGGACGGAGATCTTGCCCAGGATACTTTGCAGGAAACTTTTATTAAAGCTTATCAGAATTTTCATCAGTTTAAAAACGATAGCCAGCTGTATACCTGGCTGTATAGAATTGCAACCAATGAAGCATTGCAGCAGGTTAATAAACTGAAGAAAATGCAGAAAACAGATGAAGATCCCGAGTATCACATGCAGAATCTTGTAGCCGATAATGTGGAAGGAGATGCTGAAGAAATACAGATTTTATTGCAGAACGCTATACAAAGCCTGCCGGAAAAGCAGAAGCTGGTATTTATGATGCGGTATTATGATGATTTGCCCTATGAAGAAATCTCTAAAATTGTAGATATGTCCGTAGGAACTTTGAAAACAAATTATCATTATGCCAAACAGAAAATAGAAGATTATATTAAAGAAAATTACGAAAGATAA
- a CDS encoding Rossmann-like and DUF2520 domain-containing protein produces MQIVIIGSGNVAYHMAKAFGLKGIPLAQIFGRNEKELSNISEELSIPYSTEHLIDADLYIICVSDNSVGEVSKMIDKKNCLVAHTSGSLPKETLNGEYRKASFYPLQTFSKSKELEYEKIPFFIEAENEEDTKTLFGLASRISKNVMESTHEKRKYIHLTAVFACNFVNHLFSRAKEISDSQDIPFSYFLPLIDETVQKIHEIEPKIAQTGPAVRNDLRVLELHEQLLQNVESLNIYKTMNHSIQKMYEL; encoded by the coding sequence ATGCAAATTGTAATTATCGGTTCCGGAAATGTGGCTTACCATATGGCAAAGGCCTTTGGTTTAAAGGGCATTCCTCTTGCTCAGATCTTTGGGCGGAACGAAAAAGAATTGAGTAATATTTCTGAAGAACTTAGTATTCCTTATTCTACGGAACATCTGATAGATGCAGATCTTTATATCATCTGTGTAAGTGACAATTCTGTAGGAGAGGTCTCAAAAATGATTGACAAAAAGAACTGTCTGGTTGCCCATACTTCAGGTTCACTTCCAAAGGAAACCTTGAACGGGGAATACAGAAAGGCCAGTTTTTATCCGTTACAGACCTTTTCAAAATCCAAAGAACTGGAATACGAAAAGATTCCGTTTTTCATTGAGGCTGAGAATGAGGAGGATACAAAAACCCTTTTTGGGCTTGCTTCCAGAATTTCAAAAAATGTAATGGAAAGCACTCATGAAAAAAGAAAGTATATTCACCTGACAGCAGTTTTTGCCTGCAATTTTGTGAATCACCTTTTTTCAAGAGCTAAAGAGATATCAGACTCACAGGACATTCCATTCAGTTATTTTTTACCGTTAATTGATGAAACGGTTCAGAAAATCCATGAGATAGAGCCTAAAATAGCTCAAACGGGGCCGGCAGTAAGAAATGATCTTAGGGTGTTGGAATTACATGAGCAATTATTACAAAACGTAGAAAGTCTTAACATTTATAAGACAATGAATCATTCTATTCAAAAAATGTATGAGTTATAA
- a CDS encoding KdsC family phosphatase: MSYKEKLKDIKAFVFDVDGVFTDGSVYLMPGGNMCRVMNVLDGYAVVKALKNNYLIGVITGGNDEMVKHRINYLGIQDYYPKSHNKIEDFEDFKKKYNLKNEEILTMGDDLPDIHIMESSAIAACPENAVPEVKGVSDYISPKKGGSGAVRDVIEQVMKVQGNWHDDNTQSV, from the coding sequence ATGAGTTATAAAGAGAAATTAAAGGATATCAAGGCCTTTGTATTTGATGTAGACGGTGTTTTTACAGATGGAAGTGTTTATCTGATGCCTGGAGGAAATATGTGCAGGGTAATGAATGTACTGGATGGCTATGCAGTAGTTAAAGCCTTAAAAAACAATTATTTAATAGGAGTTATTACGGGAGGGAACGATGAAATGGTAAAACACAGAATCAATTATCTTGGTATTCAGGATTATTATCCGAAGTCTCATAATAAAATTGAGGATTTTGAAGATTTTAAAAAGAAATACAACCTTAAGAATGAGGAAATTCTGACCATGGGAGATGATCTTCCGGACATTCATATCATGGAAAGTTCTGCGATTGCAGCATGCCCTGAAAATGCGGTTCCTGAAGTAAAAGGAGTTTCTGATTATATTTCTCCGAAAAAAGGCGGGAGCGGAGCTGTACGTGATGTTATTGAACAGGTAATGAAAGTTCAGGGGAACTGGCATGATGATAATACCCAATCTGTATAA
- a CDS encoding Maf family protein — translation MKLFLASQSPRRKELLSSLGFEFEVVKIDCEEIIPEHIKIENAAAYLAELKADAFRNLTADEVLLTADTVVAIDQKILGKPTDETDACNMLRSLSGRTHQVYTGITIKTADKIFTETDVADVTFNEITDEEIQYYIQNYKPFDKAGSYGIQEWLGMAKIKSLTGSFYTIMGLPTHLVYKILREISFI, via the coding sequence ATGAAATTATTTTTAGCGTCCCAATCACCAAGAAGAAAAGAGTTGCTTTCCAGCCTCGGTTTTGAATTTGAAGTGGTAAAAATTGACTGCGAGGAAATTATTCCTGAGCATATTAAAATAGAAAATGCAGCAGCTTATCTGGCTGAACTAAAAGCAGATGCTTTCAGAAATCTTACTGCTGATGAAGTCTTGCTAACAGCAGATACTGTTGTGGCCATAGATCAAAAGATTCTGGGTAAACCCACTGATGAAACCGATGCCTGCAATATGCTTAGAAGCCTTTCAGGAAGAACACATCAGGTCTACACAGGAATTACCATTAAGACTGCAGATAAGATTTTTACGGAAACTGATGTTGCTGATGTTACGTTTAACGAGATCACTGATGAGGAGATCCAATATTATATTCAAAATTACAAACCTTTTGATAAAGCAGGAAGCTATGGAATCCAGGAATGGCTGGGAATGGCCAAGATCAAAAGCCTGACAGGTAGTTTTTATACCATTATGGGGCTTCCAACCCATCTTGTTTACAAAATTTTAAGAGAAATCTCCTTTATTTAA